The following are from one region of the Romeriopsis navalis LEGE 11480 genome:
- a CDS encoding Uma2 family endonuclease codes for MVQTPIQPISLAAFLDLPETKPASEYVDGAIIQKPMPKGKHSRLQGRLTSNVNNTLEAPKIAISFPELRCTFGGRSTVPDIAVFTWDRIPQDETGDIANTFDAAPDWTIEILSPEQSPTKVTKNILHCLKNDCAMGWLIDPDDRSVVVYPAGQQAVFFDEPEQVIQVPDFASAMQLTIGELFGWLQI; via the coding sequence ATGGTTCAAACTCCCATTCAACCCATTAGTCTAGCAGCATTTCTCGACCTGCCAGAAACCAAGCCTGCGAGTGAGTACGTTGATGGTGCGATCATCCAGAAACCTATGCCAAAAGGAAAACACAGCCGACTCCAAGGTCGTCTGACTAGTAATGTTAACAATACTTTAGAAGCTCCAAAAATTGCAATTTCGTTCCCCGAACTACGCTGTACGTTTGGAGGCAGATCGACTGTTCCGGATATCGCAGTTTTCACATGGGATCGAATTCCTCAAGATGAAACCGGCGATATTGCCAATACCTTCGATGCCGCACCGGATTGGACAATCGAAATTCTATCCCCAGAACAATCCCCCACAAAAGTAACAAAGAACATTCTGCATTGCTTGAAAAATGACTGTGCAATGGGCTGGCTAATCGATCCTGACGATCGCTCCGTAGTGGTCTATCCTGCCGGTCAGCAAGCCGTTTTCTTTGATGAACCGGAGCAAGTCATCCAAGTACCAGATTTTGCGTCAGCAATGCAACTCACGATCGGTGAATTATTTGGCTGGTTACAGATTTGA